A part of Rhinatrema bivittatum chromosome 16, aRhiBiv1.1, whole genome shotgun sequence genomic DNA contains:
- the LOC115077573 gene encoding olfactory receptor-like protein OLF3: MSYEYFKMGNHSRLTTFLLLGFSEFPELQLPLFTLFSLLYLMAVLGNLLIICIVCADPHLHTPMYFFLLNLSVIDICSLTIIVPKLLSILLTNSNNISFSRCFLQMYFYLGCLGAEFILLTGMAYDRYVAICNPLRYTTIMNKRVCALLAGISWVTGLIESLPHTVITSQFSFCDSNVINHFFCEISAVVKLSCTDTSVIPVITFAEGVLTVFTPFLLILISYVFIISTILKIRSTEGKSRAFSTCSSHLTVIILLYGTMIGVYMQPKPWDSKKSNKLPTALYIVSLPLLNPLIYSVRSKELNVALKKVIMRKTIFLTHQ; the protein is encoded by the coding sequence ATGAGTTATGAATACTTTAAAATGGGAAACCACAGCAGGTTGACCACATTCCTGCTTCTTGGGTTctcagagttcccagagctgcagctccctctcttcactctcttctcactcctctacctgatggccgtgctggggaacctcctcattatctgcatagtatgtgccgatccacacctgcacacccccatgtatttcttcctgCTCAACTTGTCCGTCATTGATATCTGCTCTTTGACCATTATTGTTCCAAAGTTACTGTCAATTCTTCTAACAAACAGCAATAACATATCTTTTAGCAGATGCTTTCTGCAGATGTATTTCTATCTGGGATGCCTAGGTGCAGAATTTATACTACTTACTGGGATGGCCTATGACCGTTATGTTGCAATATGCAATCCCCTGCGTTATACCACCATCATgaataagagggtctgtgctcttctGGCAGGTATCTCATGGGTAACAGGTTTGATAGAATCATTGCCACACACTGTCATTACatcccagttttctttctgtgactccaATGTAATCAATCACTTCTTCTGTGAAATCTCAGCAGTGGTGAAACTTTCCTGCACAGACACCTCTGTCATTCCAGTTATAACTTTTGCAGAAGGAGTGCTTACAGTCTTTACTCCATTTCTCCTAATCCTGATATCCTATGTGTTTATCATCTCTACCATCCTGAAAATCCGTTCCACAGAAGGGAAAAGcagagccttctccacctgctcctcccacctgacAGTCATCATTCTGTTATATGGGACTATGATAGGAGTGTATATGCAGCCCAAGCCATGGGACTCTAAGAAATCAAACAAGCTGCCTACTGCATTGTATATCGTCAGCCTACCACTGTTAAACCCCTTGATTTATAGCGTGAGAAGCAAAGAGTTGAACGTGGCTCTGAAAAAAGTCATAATGAGGAAGACAATATTTTTGACCCACCAATAA